In Mytilus edulis chromosome 6, xbMytEdul2.2, whole genome shotgun sequence, the following proteins share a genomic window:
- the LOC139526255 gene encoding uncharacterized protein: MSFDDELTKQIEGMEETRYRNSFVSSTPKDQGVRPKDTFIKRNDSGLESRGSLLSRKGDHVKVDSPTFNNPNTHKTVKFSQIDLKEGDTLPLPIDNSYIREIDKTDKSKYRHTDHTDNFGVKVKPCKYDGSTSWMDYLSHFEMCALVNNWSENQKGLYLAVSLMGQAQAVLGDLPSEKRQNFSDLLSALEERFAPSSQTELYRVQFKERRQRASESLPELGQSIRRLSNLAYPTAPLDVRETLGKEQFIDALVDSEMRLRIKQSRPKGLNDAVRLAVELEAYNKAENKVREGRGYLRQTMNDDELGREEKITKSDSPTKDITSWMQTMEKSLSTLTTEMAKLKTSGTNEGSSYNKTRYTQSKRTNKGCYNCGKFGHLARDCRLPRRNQNNYNGNKGDGTVKTLMKTRKQHNRKTKEGAVTTASEDAGMYVKLNVGDTEAKFVVDTGATLTLVSSKLYDMLTPLDKSYLSEVKTTVRSVCVNKLELRGKGRFNLHFGPNMLQTEAVVTDLQVDGILGLDFMKRHNCLIDVKNGHFCIGDFKVDLCFQGSIGCYRVVASEAVVIPPRSEIVINGTVCLAEGQKLPADNALLEANEHAGKDYILTARTLVRSGEKVPVRLMNTELDPKTIYPGTTIAQMSGVDQVLDGNISSNEQKHDGLRPDLQDLLDRTSDELTSKDKQKVKSLLIENQNLFASSDVDLGRTNLVKHEINTGNARPFKEPPRRTPYHLNKVVNDNLDKMLQKEIIKDILAHKWAWEQKEKLEHSHSFVRGKIKGQMRRQKHYHDLKLSYQDFRKDDEVYVYFPVKKPGMSSKLTSFWKGPFKILDKYGDLTYKVDCGYRGKPQVIHVDRLKKKNKQTLRTESDNTIFVPLDTENDTAENDPYSQDIAVHESTLPSEDMQESNHEGRRTRRKPA, encoded by the coding sequence atgtcTTTTGATGACGAATTGACAAAACAAATTGAAGGTATGGAAGAAACAAGGTACAGAAACAGTTTTGTTTCGTCTACACCTAAAGATCAGGGTGTTCGTCCAAAAGAtacttttataaaaagaaatgattcGGGTCTGGAATCAAGAGGGTCCTTATTGTCAAGAAAGGGAGATCATGTGAAAGTTGATTCACCAACATTCAACAACCCGAATACGCACAAAACTGTTAAATTTTCCCAAATTGATTTAAAGGAAGGGGATACTTTGCCTTTACCCATAGATAATAGTTACATTAGGGAAATAGACAAAACTGACAAATCAAAGTACCGACATACTGATCACACAGATAATTTTGGTGTAAAAGTTAAACCGTGTAAATATGACGGTAGCACATCATGGATGGACTATTTGTCCCATTTTGAAATGTGTGCACTTGTAAATAATTGGTCGGAAAACCAAAAAGGGTTATATTTGGCGGTATCGTTAATGGGACAAGCACAAGCTGTACTTGGAGATTTACCAAGTGAGAAAAGACAAAACTTTTCCGATTTATTAAGCGCACTTGAAGAGCGATTCGCACCTTCTAGTCAAACTGAGTTATATAGAGTTCAATTTAAAGAGAGACGTCAGAGAGCCAGCGAATCACTTCCCGAATTGGGTCAGTCAATTCGGAGATTGTCCAACTTGGCATATCCTACTGCCCCATTGGACGTACGTGAAACTCTCGGGAAAGAGCAGTTTATTGATGCGCTCGTTGATTCGGAAATGCGACTCAGAATAAAACAATCGCGACCGAAAGGTTTAAATGATGCCGTGAGACTTGCCGTTGAACTAGAGGCTTACAATAAAGCCGAAAATAAAGTAAGAGAGGGACGAGGTTATTTACGGCAAACTATGAACGATGACGAGTTAGGTAGGGAAGAAAAGATTACAAAAAGTGACTCGCCAACGAAAGACATTACATCATGGATGCAAACAATGGAGAAAAGTCTAAGTACTCTTACGActgaaatggcaaaattaaaaactaGTGGTACAAATGAGGGGTCTTCTTATAATAAAACGAGATATACCCAAAGTAAGAGGACAAATAAGGGTTGCTACAATTGTGGCAAGTTTGGTCATTTAGCAAGGGACTGTCGCCTACCCCGAAGAAATCAGAACAATTATAATGGAAATAAGGGGGATGGGACTGTCAAAACATTAATGAAAACTAGGAAACAACATAACCGTAAGACAAAGGAAGGTGCGGTTACAACAGCATCTGAAGATGCTGGTATGTATGTCAAACTAAATGTAGGAGACACTGAAGCCAAGTTTGTGGTTGATACAGGAGCAACTTTGACATTGGTATCTTCCAAGTTATACGATATGTTGACTCCAttagataaatcatatttaaGTGAAGTTAAGACAACTGTTAGGTCAGTGTGTGTCAATAAGCTAGAGCTTCGTGGAAAAGGCAGGTTCAATCTGCATTTCGGTCCAAATATGTTGCAAACTGAAGCTGTTGTGACTGATCTGCAAGTTGACGGTATACTTGGTTTAGACTTCATGAAACGACATAATTGTTTAATTGATGTTAAGAATGGGCACTTTTGTATTGGGGATTTTAAGGTAGATTTGTGTTTTCAGGGATCAATAGGCTGTTACCGAGTGGTTGCTTCAGAAGCGGTTGTTATACCGCCAAGGTCAGAAATTGTTATTAATGGCACGGTTTGCTTAGCAGAAGGTCAGAAATTACCTGCTGACAATGCTTTGTTAGAAGCAAATGAGCATGCAGGGAAAGACTACATTTTGACTGCTAGAACGTTGGTAAGGTCAGGCGAAAAAGTCCCTGTTAGATTAATGAACACAGAACTAGATCCTAAGACAATCTATCCCGGTACCACTATAGCCCAAATGTCTGGTGTTGATCAAGTACTAGATGGTAATATTAGTTCAAATGAACAGAAACATGACGGACTTAGACCAGATTTACAAGATCTGTTAGACAGGACATCAGATGAATTGACTTCGaaagataaacaaaaagtaaaatctttgttgatagaaAATCAGAACTTGTTTGCTTCTTCTGATGTTGACTTGGGAAGGACCAATCTCGTAAAACACGAAATCAATACGGGAAACGCAAGGCCATTTAAAGAACCACCTCGTCGTACACCTTATCATTTGAACAAGGTAGTAAATGACAACCttgacaaaatgttacaaaaagagATTATTAAAGATATACTTGCACATAAATGGGCTTGGGAGCAAAAAGAGAAGTTAGAACACTCCCACAGTTTTGTCAGAGGTAAAATTAAAGGGCAAATGCGAAGACAGAAACACTATCACGACCTCAAATTGTCATACCAAGATTTCAGAAAAGATGACGAGGTGTACGTTTATTTCCCAGTTAAGAAACCTGGGATGTCTTCAAAATTGACTAGTTTCTGGAAAGGTCCTTTCAAAATTCTCGACAAATATGGTGACCTTACATATAAAGTTGACTGTGGATACAGAGGGAAACCACAAGTCATACATGTcgacagacttaagaaaaagaacaaacagacattaaGGACAGAATCAGATAATACCATTTTTGTTCCATTAGACACTGAAAATGATACAGCTGAAAACGACCCTTATTCACAAGACATTGCTGTTCATGAGTCAACCTTGCCTAGTGAAGATATGCAAGAAAGTAATCATGAAGGGCGCCGTACAAGGCGAAAACCAGCTTAG